A genomic region of Oncorhynchus mykiss isolate Arlee chromosome 2, USDA_OmykA_1.1, whole genome shotgun sequence contains the following coding sequences:
- the LOC110508040 gene encoding transmembrane protein 244 isoform X1 encodes MAFRGKVADTRTVLVHMLLCLVIFYSLYYMIGSVCFGAFRCDTFLFLSLRARVVIGLDHFDGLIPFDFKTEPTNLESNSKYLVNLLSMELTYFCSGLLFAAVVRRWVWDYALTVTLLHVLLTSMVMLEFPLVWQWWLALGSGLFLMICNGQLIAYFTCQSDQSYPTFNSY; translated from the exons ATGGCCTTCAGGGGTAAAGTGGCCGACACGAGG ACAGTGCTTGTGCACATGCTGCTGTGCCTCGTCATattctactctctctactacatGATTGGGAGTGTGTGTTTCGGCGCGTTCAGGTGCGACActtttcttttcctctctctgcgTGCACGTGTGGTTATTGG GTTGGATCACTTTGATGGACTTATTCCCTTTGACTTTAAGACTGAACCAACCAATTTGGAGTCCAACTCCAAATACCTGG TGAACCTGCTGTCCATGGAGTTGACCTATTTCTGCAGTGGTCTGCTGTTTGCAGCCGTGGTGAGGAGATGGGTCTGGGACTACGCTCTCACAGTCACACTACTGCACGTACTGCTCACCAGCatgg TGATGTTGGAGTTTCCCTTGGTATGGCAGTGGTGGCTGGCCCTTG GCAGCGGGTTGTTTCTGATGATCTGTAACGGTCAGCTGATAGCTTACTTCACCTGCCAGAGTGACCAGAGTTACCCCACCTTCAACAGCtactga
- the LOC110508040 gene encoding transmembrane protein 244 isoform X3, with translation MAFRGKVADTRTVLVHMLLCLVIFYSLYYMIGSVCFGAFRLDHFDGLIPFDFKTEPTNLESNSKYLVNLLSMELTYFCSGLLFAAVVRRWVWDYALTVTLLHVLLTSMVMLEFPLVWQWWLALGSGLFLMICNGQLIAYFTCQSDQSYPTFNSY, from the exons ATGGCCTTCAGGGGTAAAGTGGCCGACACGAGG ACAGTGCTTGTGCACATGCTGCTGTGCCTCGTCATattctactctctctactacatGATTGGGAGTGTGTGTTTCGGCGCGTTCAG GTTGGATCACTTTGATGGACTTATTCCCTTTGACTTTAAGACTGAACCAACCAATTTGGAGTCCAACTCCAAATACCTGG TGAACCTGCTGTCCATGGAGTTGACCTATTTCTGCAGTGGTCTGCTGTTTGCAGCCGTGGTGAGGAGATGGGTCTGGGACTACGCTCTCACAGTCACACTACTGCACGTACTGCTCACCAGCatgg TGATGTTGGAGTTTCCCTTGGTATGGCAGTGGTGGCTGGCCCTTG GCAGCGGGTTGTTTCTGATGATCTGTAACGGTCAGCTGATAGCTTACTTCACCTGCCAGAGTGACCAGAGTTACCCCACCTTCAACAGCtactga
- the LOC110508040 gene encoding transmembrane protein 244 isoform X4, with product MAFRGKVADTRTVLVHMLLCLVIFYSLYYMIGSVCFGAFRCDTFLFLSLRARVVIGLDHFDGLIPFDFKTEPTNLESNSKYLVNLLSMELTYFCSGLLFAAVVRRWVWDYALTVTLLHVLLTSMVMLEFPLVWQWWLALAGCF from the exons ATGGCCTTCAGGGGTAAAGTGGCCGACACGAGG ACAGTGCTTGTGCACATGCTGCTGTGCCTCGTCATattctactctctctactacatGATTGGGAGTGTGTGTTTCGGCGCGTTCAGGTGCGACActtttcttttcctctctctgcgTGCACGTGTGGTTATTGG GTTGGATCACTTTGATGGACTTATTCCCTTTGACTTTAAGACTGAACCAACCAATTTGGAGTCCAACTCCAAATACCTGG TGAACCTGCTGTCCATGGAGTTGACCTATTTCTGCAGTGGTCTGCTGTTTGCAGCCGTGGTGAGGAGATGGGTCTGGGACTACGCTCTCACAGTCACACTACTGCACGTACTGCTCACCAGCatgg TGATGTTGGAGTTTCCCTTGGTATGGCAGTGGTGGCTGGCCCTTG CGGGTTGTTTCTGA
- the LOC110508040 gene encoding transmembrane protein 244 isoform X5 has product MAFRGKVADTRTVLVHMLLCLVIFYSLYYMIGSVCFGAFRLDHFDGLIPFDFKTEPTNLESNSKYLVNLLSMELTYFCSGLLFAAVVRRWVWDYALTVTLLHVLLTSMVMLEFPLVWQWWLALAGCF; this is encoded by the exons ATGGCCTTCAGGGGTAAAGTGGCCGACACGAGG ACAGTGCTTGTGCACATGCTGCTGTGCCTCGTCATattctactctctctactacatGATTGGGAGTGTGTGTTTCGGCGCGTTCAG GTTGGATCACTTTGATGGACTTATTCCCTTTGACTTTAAGACTGAACCAACCAATTTGGAGTCCAACTCCAAATACCTGG TGAACCTGCTGTCCATGGAGTTGACCTATTTCTGCAGTGGTCTGCTGTTTGCAGCCGTGGTGAGGAGATGGGTCTGGGACTACGCTCTCACAGTCACACTACTGCACGTACTGCTCACCAGCatgg TGATGTTGGAGTTTCCCTTGGTATGGCAGTGGTGGCTGGCCCTTG CGGGTTGTTTCTGA
- the LOC110508040 gene encoding transmembrane protein 244 isoform X2 has protein sequence MAFRGKVADTRTVLVHMLLCLVIFYSLYYMIGSVCFGAFRCDTFLFLSLRARVVIGLDHFDGLIPFDFKTEPTNLESNSKYLVNLLSMELTYFCSGLLFAAVVRRWVWDYALTVTLLHVLLTSMVMLEFPLVWQWWLALGKTCTSPSLHLTHTCSVYCGKPTEEL, from the exons ATGGCCTTCAGGGGTAAAGTGGCCGACACGAGG ACAGTGCTTGTGCACATGCTGCTGTGCCTCGTCATattctactctctctactacatGATTGGGAGTGTGTGTTTCGGCGCGTTCAGGTGCGACActtttcttttcctctctctgcgTGCACGTGTGGTTATTGG GTTGGATCACTTTGATGGACTTATTCCCTTTGACTTTAAGACTGAACCAACCAATTTGGAGTCCAACTCCAAATACCTGG TGAACCTGCTGTCCATGGAGTTGACCTATTTCTGCAGTGGTCTGCTGTTTGCAGCCGTGGTGAGGAGATGGGTCTGGGACTACGCTCTCACAGTCACACTACTGCACGTACTGCTCACCAGCatgg TGATGTTGGAGTTTCCCTTGGTATGGCAGTGGTGGCTGGCCCTTGGTAAAACCTGTACCTCACCCTCACTTCACCTCACCCACACATGTTCTGTTTATTGTGGGAAACCTACTGAGGAGTTATAG